A DNA window from Streptomyces bacillaris contains the following coding sequences:
- a CDS encoding ATP-binding protein, with protein MTAAAPTPAPTNPLGGEAYRLTLPNTATAPRIARDFLTSLLGVSRHSKLIHDARLCVTELVTNAHCHTRTPQIRVHVAVNRKRVTVAVTDDGGPLDVDKAFGTPGTALGAGPEQENGRGLALVESLALAWGTGRGGGQYPDRTVVWFTLGRPEAAA; from the coding sequence ATGACCGCAGCAGCCCCAACACCCGCCCCCACCAACCCCCTTGGGGGCGAGGCCTACCGCCTCACTCTCCCCAACACGGCCACCGCACCCAGAATCGCGCGGGACTTCCTGACCTCGCTGCTGGGCGTCAGCCGGCACTCCAAGCTGATCCACGACGCCCGTCTCTGCGTCACCGAGCTGGTCACCAACGCGCACTGCCACACGCGTACGCCCCAGATCCGGGTCCACGTGGCCGTCAACAGGAAGCGCGTCACCGTCGCCGTAACGGATGACGGCGGACCGCTCGACGTTGACAAGGCGTTCGGCACGCCCGGTACGGCCCTGGGGGCGGGGCCGGAGCAGGAGAACGGGCGCGGGCTCGCCCTCGTGGAGAGCCTGGCCCTGGCGTGGGGCACGGGAAGGGGCGGCGGGCAGTACCCCGACCGCACGGTGGTCTGGTTCACGCTCGGGCGGCCGGAGGCGGCGGCGTGA
- a CDS encoding DUF397 domain-containing protein, with translation MDIQWRKSSKSSGAEGNACLELAEHGGEILLRESDNPDVIVRTTRAKLRAFLGGAKEGEFDDFA, from the coding sequence GTGGATATCCAGTGGCGCAAGTCGTCGAAGTCGTCGGGTGCCGAGGGCAACGCCTGCCTGGAACTTGCTGAGCACGGCGGCGAGATCCTGCTGCGCGAGAGCGACAACCCCGACGTGATCGTCCGCACGACGCGGGCCAAGCTCCGGGCGTTCCTGGGCGGCGCGAAGGAAGGCGAGTTCGACGACTTCGCCTGA
- a CDS encoding barstar family protein, whose product MALRAEAADEAEPVLPPSLVIDLNGVRTPEELQRLLQRELWFPDFYGRNWDAFWDAITGLVELPEELVLTGWPTFSAVLPGEARMLREQLDAYLAEYGSRRPVPRRIHYR is encoded by the coding sequence ATGGCTCTGAGAGCAGAGGCGGCGGACGAGGCCGAGCCCGTGCTTCCCCCTTCGCTGGTCATCGACCTGAACGGGGTCCGGACTCCGGAGGAGCTGCAGAGGCTCCTGCAGCGCGAGTTGTGGTTCCCCGATTTCTACGGCCGCAACTGGGACGCCTTCTGGGACGCGATCACCGGGCTGGTCGAGCTTCCGGAGGAGCTGGTTCTCACCGGATGGCCGACGTTCTCGGCCGTCCTCCCGGGCGAGGCCCGGATGCTCCGCGAGCAGCTGGACGCGTATCTCGCGGAGTACGGCAGCCGCCGCCCGGTTCCCCGCCGCATCCACTACAGGTAG
- a CDS encoding DUF5753 domain-containing protein, whose translation MPPRKAPTARQRRVGAELRKMRQSVGLALAEAAALLGAERTTISNTESGRFGVSGERVRNWAAGYACPDEAYVEALAAMAEERGRGWWEDYRNDLTSETLDLAELEHHAAGIRAVLIMYMPGLLQTEDYARAVFAEAVPRLPEARQRRLLSHRLKRRDVLDRENPPECTFLVHEAALRMVYGDSKIARRQLEYLLRESERDNVTVRVVPFAAGGFPETGSSTQYVYGPVPQLDTLLTDTATGPAFLDAETRLVNYRATMDRVEGLSLDPRKSRDFIREVAQQV comes from the coding sequence ATGCCACCAAGGAAGGCGCCCACTGCGCGGCAGCGCCGTGTGGGTGCTGAGCTACGAAAGATGCGGCAGAGTGTGGGACTTGCTCTTGCTGAGGCCGCAGCCTTGCTCGGCGCGGAGCGCACCACCATCAGCAACACGGAGTCGGGGCGCTTCGGTGTGAGCGGCGAGCGGGTCCGTAACTGGGCGGCCGGCTATGCGTGCCCCGATGAGGCGTACGTGGAAGCGCTCGCCGCGATGGCGGAGGAGCGGGGCCGGGGCTGGTGGGAGGACTACCGCAACGACCTCACCAGCGAGACGCTGGATCTGGCCGAGCTGGAGCATCATGCGGCAGGCATCAGGGCGGTGCTGATTATGTACATGCCGGGGCTGCTCCAGACCGAGGATTACGCGCGGGCGGTGTTCGCGGAGGCGGTGCCGCGTCTGCCCGAGGCTAGGCAGCGGCGCCTGCTGTCCCATCGGCTCAAGCGCCGGGATGTTCTCGACCGGGAGAACCCACCGGAGTGCACGTTCCTCGTTCATGAAGCGGCGCTGCGGATGGTCTACGGTGACTCCAAAATTGCGCGCCGTCAGCTGGAGTATCTGCTGCGTGAGTCGGAGCGCGACAACGTCACGGTTCGGGTGGTCCCCTTCGCCGCGGGCGGATTCCCAGAGACGGGAAGCTCGACGCAGTATGTCTACGGGCCTGTTCCGCAGCTGGATACTCTGCTGACGGACACGGCCACCGGGCCTGCGTTCCTGGACGCCGAGACGCGTCTGGTGAACTATCGAGCGACGATGGATCGGGTCGAGGGGCTCTCTCTTGACCCGCGAAAGTCAAGAGACTTCATTCGTGAGGTCGCACAACAAGTGTGA
- a CDS encoding flavin reductase, with protein MNTATPSSVPTDLSCEHVTVTPSILYFGTPVVLLSTENEDGSFNLAPMSSAWALGHVIVLGLGVGGQTAHNLRSRRDLVINLPAPAQWPAVERLAPLTGRTPVPVDKRASFRFEPDKFAAAGLRPQPSELVRPPRVAECPMQLEARVAQVRPDASGEFLIVEAQVLKVHADPRIVVTGSQHIDPAAWSPLIYNFRHYYGLGPELGHSFRSRTA; from the coding sequence ATGAACACCGCGACGCCCAGCAGCGTGCCCACCGATCTGTCCTGCGAACACGTGACCGTCACGCCGAGCATCCTGTACTTCGGAACGCCGGTCGTGCTGCTCTCCACGGAGAACGAGGACGGCTCCTTCAACCTTGCGCCGATGTCCTCGGCCTGGGCGCTGGGCCACGTGATCGTCCTCGGCCTGGGCGTCGGGGGACAGACCGCGCACAATCTCCGCAGCCGCCGTGATCTGGTGATCAACCTCCCCGCGCCCGCGCAGTGGCCGGCGGTGGAACGATTGGCCCCGCTGACCGGGCGCACCCCGGTACCCGTGGACAAGCGTGCCTCCTTCCGTTTCGAGCCGGACAAGTTCGCCGCCGCCGGTTTGCGCCCTCAGCCCTCCGAACTGGTTCGGCCGCCCCGCGTCGCCGAATGCCCGATGCAGTTGGAAGCCCGCGTTGCCCAGGTTCGGCCCGATGCCTCCGGAGAGTTCCTCATCGTCGAAGCCCAGGTGCTCAAGGTGCACGCCGATCCGCGGATCGTCGTCACCGGTTCCCAGCACATCGACCCGGCCGCATGGAGTCCGCTGATCTACAACTTTCGCCACTACTACGGACTCGGCCCCGAACTCGGCCACAGTTTCCGCTCCCGGACAGCCTGA
- a CDS encoding helix-turn-helix domain-containing protein, whose product MNSQDARIEGPDLAALATLLADGTRAGFCLALLDGRAWTAIELARHAGVAASTATGHLNLLVGGGLLTQERQGRHRYVRLADPDTAELIEKLASMAPRRADPPRSLPAANRSRALARARTCYDHLAGALGVAITEAMTDRGLLDWEQGPTLTGDGTAWLAELGIALPPATRRPPVRSCLDWTERRPHLAGAVGAALCRHTFDAGWITRIGTSRAVALTDAGKRALKDHLGLADEGQTPTR is encoded by the coding sequence ATGAACAGCCAAGACGCTCGCATCGAGGGCCCTGACCTGGCCGCCCTGGCCACCCTGCTGGCCGACGGCACCCGGGCCGGCTTCTGCCTGGCCCTTCTGGACGGCCGGGCATGGACCGCGATCGAGTTGGCGCGCCATGCCGGAGTGGCCGCCTCGACGGCGACCGGGCACCTGAACCTCCTGGTCGGCGGAGGACTGCTCACACAGGAGCGTCAGGGCCGCCATCGCTACGTCCGCCTGGCGGACCCCGACACGGCCGAGCTGATCGAAAAGCTTGCCTCGATGGCACCTCGGCGCGCCGATCCGCCCCGCTCACTGCCCGCCGCCAACCGCAGCCGGGCGCTGGCCCGCGCCCGCACGTGCTACGACCATCTCGCCGGCGCTCTCGGGGTCGCGATCACCGAGGCGATGACCGATCGGGGGCTGCTGGACTGGGAGCAGGGACCGACTCTCACCGGTGACGGGACCGCCTGGCTCGCTGAACTCGGCATAGCGCTACCGCCCGCCACACGGCGCCCGCCGGTTCGCTCGTGCCTGGACTGGACCGAGCGCCGCCCCCACCTGGCCGGCGCCGTCGGTGCCGCCCTATGTCGTCACACCTTCGACGCCGGCTGGATCACTCGGATCGGCACAAGCCGCGCCGTCGCTCTCACCGACGCCGGCAAGCGCGCGCTCAAGGACCACCTCGGCCTGGCCGACGAGGGGCAGACTCCGACCAGGTGA
- a CDS encoding cupin domain-containing protein — translation MSNETPTGTDNTLKTVIHVEDVEPHEVAPGILRRKLPATSYARGWLIDFAAGTEWPEIDEHDTEERYFVLSGEVIDGGERHGPGTYVIFAPGSKHRPRTETGARMLGISLMDA, via the coding sequence ATGAGCAACGAGACACCGACCGGCACGGACAACACCCTCAAGACCGTCATCCACGTCGAGGACGTGGAACCGCACGAGGTGGCCCCCGGCATTCTGCGCCGCAAGCTGCCCGCCACCAGCTACGCCCGGGGCTGGCTGATCGACTTCGCCGCCGGTACGGAGTGGCCGGAGATCGACGAACACGACACCGAGGAGCGGTACTTCGTCCTCAGCGGCGAGGTGATCGACGGCGGTGAGCGCCATGGGCCCGGTACGTACGTGATCTTCGCGCCCGGGAGCAAGCACCGGCCGCGCACGGAGACCGGGGCCCGGATGCTCGGCATCTCGCTGATGGACGCCTGA